The Thermus brockianus genome window below encodes:
- a CDS encoding tetratricopeptide repeat protein has protein sequence MRGVLEALHQGDYDTAIERLTRKALFGSKEEAREALLLLAEVHSLYGEEGLERAHQALEEAYELGGLEFNPLYRALLAELLALEGRSEREVLPLLLPTGDPRALYHQAQALFYLGRFEEVLGTLKEGLPAFLAWRAEALKGRALERLGRHREAAMAYERGAELALGLERYWLLLDAAAMWVEAGEGERALLALEEAREEVGEMEGAEDAATRHYLLARAHLLLENPNRALEEVQEALRREEESGHKAYGTPLLLGQALLRLGRYPEAMAAFQEALARAQGEERPYVLHEMGVAALDQGAYLEAEEYLRRLVEEEGYPYRAQALADLAEALYRQGRYQEAESVAKEAMAQGAEAAGELILGHVAYDLMHLEEALAHYRKAAELSEEGSREWVGAQEMVVDTLAQLGYRSPEEILARAEAVLPHVHPADEWHQALLAYRERAEAILRQGRRPN, from the coding sequence ATGAGGGGGGTCCTCGAGGCCCTGCACCAGGGGGACTACGACACCGCCATAGAGCGCCTTACCCGCAAGGCCCTCTTCGGCTCCAAGGAGGAGGCCCGGGAGGCCCTCCTGCTCCTCGCCGAGGTGCATAGCCTCTATGGGGAGGAGGGGCTGGAGCGGGCCCACCAGGCCCTGGAGGAGGCCTATGAGCTTGGGGGGTTGGAGTTTAACCCCCTCTACCGGGCCCTCTTGGCGGAGCTTTTGGCCCTGGAGGGCCGAAGCGAGCGGGAAGTCCTTCCCCTTCTCCTCCCCACGGGGGATCCCCGGGCCCTCTACCACCAGGCCCAGGCCCTCTTTTACCTAGGCCGCTTTGAGGAGGTTCTTGGGACGCTTAAGGAGGGGCTTCCCGCCTTTTTGGCCTGGCGGGCGGAGGCCCTTAAGGGGAGGGCTTTGGAGCGGCTTGGCCGCCACCGGGAGGCGGCCATGGCCTACGAGCGGGGGGCGGAGCTCGCCCTGGGGCTTGAGCGCTACTGGCTCCTCCTGGACGCCGCCGCCATGTGGGTGGAGGCGGGGGAGGGGGAAAGGGCCCTCCTCGCCTTGGAGGAAGCGAGGGAGGAGGTGGGGGAGATGGAAGGCGCCGAAGACGCCGCCACCCGCCACTACCTCCTGGCCCGGGCCCATCTCCTCCTGGAAAACCCCAACCGCGCCCTCGAGGAGGTGCAGGAGGCCCTGAGGAGGGAGGAGGAAAGCGGCCACAAGGCCTACGGCACCCCTCTCCTCCTCGGCCAGGCCCTCCTGCGCCTAGGCCGCTACCCGGAGGCCATGGCCGCCTTTCAGGAGGCCCTGGCGAGGGCCCAAGGGGAGGAGCGCCCCTATGTCCTCCACGAGATGGGGGTGGCGGCCTTGGACCAGGGGGCCTACCTGGAGGCGGAGGAGTACCTCCGGCGCTTGGTGGAAGAGGAGGGCTACCCTTACCGGGCCCAGGCCCTGGCGGACCTGGCGGAGGCCCTTTACCGCCAAGGGCGTTACCAGGAGGCGGAAAGCGTGGCCAAGGAGGCCATGGCCCAGGGGGCGGAGGCGGCGGGGGAGCTCATCCTGGGCCACGTGGCCTACGACCTCATGCACCTGGAGGAGGCCTTGGCCCACTACCGCAAGGCGGCGGAGCTTTCCGAGGAGGGAAGCCGGGAGTGGGTGGGGGCCCAGGAGATGGTGGTGGATACCCTGGCCCAGTTGGGCTACCGCTCCCCCGAGGAGATCCTGGCCCGCGCCGAGGCGGTGCTTCCCCATGTCCACCCTGCCGACGAGT
- the ftsH gene encoding ATP-dependent zinc metalloprotease FtsH, whose translation MPQRLNPFTLIFLLLLGYLAYTAFTGPPAPTLSYTGFRELVRQGKVAEVTLEETRLLGTLKEPERFPTPQGGTQVARRFQVPLPPAQVADPELLRFLEENGVRVVTKAPSFWPQLLLYVGPTLLLILFFWFFFMRAQGGAGQVMQFGQSRAKLYGKERKVNTTFKDVAGHEEAKRELMEVVDFLKNPKKYLELGAEIPKGVLLVGPPGTGKTLLARAVAGEAGVPFFSVSASEFMEMFVGVGASRVRSLFEDARRNAPSIIFIDELDSIGRKRGAGIGGGHDEREQTLNQILSEMDGFEKDTSVIVLAATNRPDILDPALLRPGRFDRQVVVGLPSLEERKDILLVHMRGKPIAEDVDALELAHLTPGFSGADLKNLVNEAALLAARDGEKKIRKEHFLKALDKIVLGLERPALKLSPEEKRAVAYHEAGHAVVGEVLPHADKTEKVSIVPRGMALGARWSKPEERVLVSREHLMDELSVLMAGRVAEELFTGTVTTGAQDDFKRATQIAKRMVLDWGMGEHFKNIAWGSDSGPIFLGEEIAKKKDHSEETARLIDQDIRKILDEAYARAREVLLAHAEAMHRLAEELLREETIPGERVRAILRETQAVQRAEEA comes from the coding sequence TTGCCGCAACGCTTGAACCCCTTCACCCTAATCTTTCTGCTCCTCTTAGGCTACCTGGCCTACACCGCCTTCACCGGCCCCCCCGCCCCCACCCTCTCCTACACCGGCTTCCGGGAACTGGTGCGCCAGGGCAAGGTGGCCGAGGTCACCCTGGAGGAAACCCGCCTCCTGGGCACACTCAAAGAACCCGAGCGCTTCCCCACCCCCCAAGGAGGCACCCAGGTGGCCCGCCGCTTCCAGGTGCCCCTGCCCCCCGCCCAGGTGGCGGACCCCGAGCTCTTGCGCTTCCTGGAGGAAAACGGGGTCCGGGTGGTCACCAAAGCGCCCTCCTTCTGGCCGCAACTCCTCCTCTACGTGGGACCCACCCTCCTCCTTATCCTCTTCTTCTGGTTCTTCTTCATGCGGGCCCAAGGGGGGGCGGGCCAGGTGATGCAGTTCGGCCAAAGCCGGGCCAAGCTCTACGGCAAGGAGCGGAAGGTGAACACCACCTTCAAGGACGTGGCCGGGCACGAGGAGGCCAAGCGCGAGCTCATGGAGGTGGTGGACTTCCTCAAAAACCCCAAGAAGTACCTAGAGCTAGGGGCGGAGATCCCCAAAGGCGTCCTCCTGGTGGGCCCCCCGGGCACGGGCAAGACCCTTCTGGCCCGGGCGGTGGCGGGGGAGGCGGGGGTGCCCTTCTTCTCCGTCTCCGCCAGCGAGTTCATGGAGATGTTCGTGGGGGTGGGGGCGAGCCGGGTGCGGAGCCTCTTTGAGGACGCCCGCCGCAACGCCCCCAGCATCATCTTCATTGACGAGCTGGACTCCATCGGCCGCAAACGGGGAGCGGGCATCGGGGGCGGCCACGACGAAAGGGAGCAGACCCTGAACCAAATCCTTTCCGAGATGGACGGTTTTGAGAAGGACACCTCCGTCATCGTCCTCGCCGCCACCAACCGCCCCGACATCCTAGACCCCGCCCTCCTCCGCCCCGGGCGCTTTGACCGCCAGGTGGTGGTGGGCCTTCCCTCCTTGGAGGAGAGGAAGGACATCCTCCTGGTGCACATGCGGGGCAAGCCCATCGCCGAGGACGTGGACGCCCTGGAGCTCGCCCACCTCACCCCGGGCTTCTCCGGGGCCGACCTCAAGAACCTGGTGAACGAGGCGGCCCTCCTCGCCGCCCGGGACGGGGAAAAGAAAATCCGCAAGGAACACTTCCTCAAGGCCCTGGACAAGATCGTCCTGGGCCTGGAACGCCCCGCCCTCAAGCTTTCCCCCGAGGAGAAGCGGGCCGTGGCCTACCACGAGGCGGGCCACGCCGTGGTGGGCGAGGTGCTGCCCCACGCCGACAAGACGGAAAAGGTGTCCATCGTCCCCCGGGGCATGGCCCTGGGGGCCCGGTGGAGCAAGCCGGAAGAGCGGGTCCTGGTCTCCCGGGAGCACCTCATGGACGAGCTTTCCGTCCTCATGGCGGGCCGGGTGGCGGAGGAGCTTTTCACCGGCACCGTGACCACCGGGGCCCAGGACGACTTCAAGCGGGCCACCCAGATCGCCAAGCGCATGGTCCTGGACTGGGGCATGGGGGAGCACTTCAAGAACATCGCCTGGGGCTCGGACTCCGGCCCCATCTTCCTGGGCGAGGAGATCGCCAAGAAGAAAGACCACTCCGAGGAGACCGCCCGCCTCATTGACCAGGACATCCGCAAAATCCTGGACGAGGCCTACGCCCGGGCCCGCGAGGTCCTCCTGGCCCACGCCGAGGCCATGCACCGCCTGGCGGAAGAGCTCCTCCGGGAGGAAACCATCCCCGGGGAAAGGGTGCGGGCCATCCTGCGGGAAACGCAGGCGGTGCAGAGGGCGGAGGAGGCTTAG